In Rhipicephalus sanguineus isolate Rsan-2018 unplaced genomic scaffold, BIME_Rsan_1.4 Seq1015, whole genome shotgun sequence, the genomic stretch ccagcttgcattgctatcgcaagagcccagcgtactttctaaagtacagtatcataacttctgaaggaatagatgtaacgctatgaaacttgccagatgttgttgtctactgtagttagataagtgcgcgaaatttcaattacATTCACAAATAGTTTTTTacttgggccttaatgggttaagTCTGTGTGATACACCCTGTGCATATGATACCACagcgcacttttctttcttttccccctCCTTTTGTGGCACTTTTGTCAGCGGGTTCAGGCGGCCACGTTTGAAGGTTTTAAGACCTTCGGCCACTGAAGTGATCACTGGCTGCGGGTACCCAGCATTTTTCAAGTGCTCGGCCTGAGCGCGAAACTGCTCTGACACTTAGATAGAAAGAGCGGCGAAGCGCGTTCGTTACAGTTAGCTTCCCTTTGCCCGTCATTACGAGCTTAGAATGACGTGACGAAGATGGCAGAAATGGCTTATTGTCTCTACACTCATACGACCAACACACATggttacctgctaaacacatccGTATGCCCAGATATCTGAGGCTGTTAATTCCTGGTGTTTCATGGCTGATAAGGAGCGTACGAAGGCAGTTTGTAAAAGCATCTAGTAGCTGAGACACATCATTATAAACTCTGTTTGTATCCAGGAAAACAAGGCAATCGTCAACGTACCGGTACACATCCTTGACATTTGAACTGATAAGTGTGCTTCCCAATTTTCCGTTTACGCGGGCAAGATACATTCCGCTAAGAATGGCCGCAATGCATGAACCAATGCGaattccttatttttgaagaaaaatatttctttCACATTCAGAAAATATCGCACGAAAATAGAAAGAAGCTCACGAAACCCTTGCAACGATAAGCACCCGGTATTTATAAAATTGAATTCATCATAAGCCTTCATGCATTCTTGAACGCAGGAAAGCAGCTCATTAAGGGTTAAGGAGTAATTCAGATCTTTGACGTCGATAGAGGAAGTACGCAAGTTATTGCAAGACTCAGTTTGAAGATTACTGATCACTTGCTAGCGAATTCTTCGTCAAAAACAGACCATCTATGCTTCCGAACTTCAACTTGTCGTGAATGTAAAGGCCAACAGACTTTTCCCATGTACCTGATTGTGACACAATGACACGCAACGGCCATTCTGATTTATGGGTCTTCACCTGAAAGAACAGTATAAAAACCAATGctctgtggcgaagcaattggtactgcttaacggttgcgctctccagcggctcctagtgggtcgtcctcttctaaacgccgctcgcgctcggagcccgtgtttttgccttgactgtcgccatagtgcattgtcgccgagtgccgtccaataaaccgcttaacaaattggtggagagtgctgtgctcccattcaatgcccctggagcttcgttcccgtactctgccatctaccatgcctcaagacgccgctcagcaaacgccgcctcccacaccgaccacatgtcccggtgtcccacgcatccgcgatccacctatcttcactggcgccgatggcaccgacgtggaggactggctcgcaatttacgagcgcgtgagcgtacccaacaaatgggacgaagcaggcaagttgagcaacttggtcttctacctcgcgggagtagcaagcttgtggtacaacaaccacgcgtccgattttgctacttggtcggatttcaagaccgccgtcatcaacgtttttggccgccctgcagttcgtaagctgcaagcagaacagcgcttacgcgaacgagctcagcaggccggtgaatctttcaccagttatatcgaagacgtcctggacttgtgtaagaaacgaacggcaccatgtccgagtctgacaagatccggaacattatgaagggcattgacgacgatgccttcaccatgttgctcgctaaaaacccttccaccgtggccgaggtcataacactgtgccagagctacgaggagctccgccggcaacgttcgatgacccgtcgctctccatcacgcgacgaagagcttgctggcttggcggccatacctgaccaggccacgctgctggcagaaatgaaggcattcgtgcgcgaggaaatcgcacgccagttctctctcctggccttcgcccaccccgcacgttcaacagtcgtcgacgacccttcttcctcccatccgccgagcgattgagcaggaaatcgcggaggtgatgcctgagtaccaccagcaacctccggctcctgcgccacagagttacgctcaggttgtcgccaggacgcaccaggcaatccctgcggctgcaccgttgagttacgccgaagccgccgctagacctccgtccttcgaagcgggcgtgccggctacgtatgctgccgtcatccctaggccccgactgcaacccaccttgcagtcatttcagcagccgccccgtcaatcgcatcctgcgacgtgggcgggacctgcccggcgaaccgatggcgcacacccgacaatcggcccatctgctttgcatgcggttatgccggtcacgtggcccgttactgccatcgcgtgcagccgcctcgagtcgcgtcaaccaccaccagccagtccagccgtgcattctacgacccgcctatgtcgccgacgtcacgcccagctccatccactcgccgctctccgtctccacgccgtcgctcactgtcaccaatgcggccacgttctgtcgcacgagagcaggaaaactagtcgtcgcagtccacgaggcaagggctgcgacgctatcgaactgtaaaagccctcagcgaagtccatcgaatgtcatagacgtgtttgtggacggtgttcgcgcatctgcccttgtcgacactggagccgccgtatccgttatggacgcaaaacttagccgcttacttcgaaaagtgacgacgccactttctgggatgtccctccgtaccgccagctcccagagtattaggcctacagcagtatgcacttctcgcgtcgtcattcaggacgttctgtacgacgtcgagttcatcaattgctgcatgctcccacgacgtcatcctgggatgggattttctctcccgccacgacgccataattcactgcgcaccagccgccctcgaactctcaccgttctcacatttgacgccggcagacagtccatcggcattcaccaagaccctcgtcaaagacgataccaaagttcctccaaactcgtcgacggctgtgccagtttactgcgccggtctctgcgacacaattgcactcctttcgccatctgaccgcgtttgcactaggaaagggttgctggtacctttcgcgaccgtgcaagtcactcagggtagcaccgctatttttgttaccaacccatccccgcacattgttacgttggtgcgaggggaatgtctcggcagagtggagcccctcgaagacgcacaagtttggacgcacccgatgactcgcactgcaccagttcccgtaccatcagtgccgtttccacgtctgattcctcacccgcggatgtatttggtccctccattgctgacaaccttacgtcggtccagcgttcccagcttctgtgcctgttggaagaatttcgttcttctttcgatgtcgggcaaacttctctcggccgcacgtccgctgttacgcatcgcatcgacactggcgcccaaccaccactgcggcaacgtccatatcgcgtgtctcccacagaacgtcgggtaattaatgaacaagtggacgatatgcttcgacgcgacgttattcgaccctcggacagcccgtgggcgtctcctgttgttctcgttgccaagaaggacggttctgtgcgcttctgtgtggactaccgaaggctcaacaagatcactcggaaggatgtttatccactgccgcgaatcgacgacgcgattgacagcctccaaggagcagaatacttttcatctctcgatttgcgctcggggtactggcaagtacccatggctgatgacgctcgaccgaagacagcctttgtcacgcccgacggcttgtacgagttcaacgtcatgccgtttggtctgtgcaatgcgcccgcgaccttcgagcgcatgatggacaccgttctgcgcaacttgaaatggcacacgtgcttgtgttacctggacgacgtcgtcgttttcgctccggacttctccacgcatcttcaacgtctgcggcatgttttacgcgtttgaccaacgccggcctccaactgaacctgaagaagtgccgatttgcagcacggcagctgacaatcctaggctacgtcgtgtccaaggacggaatccttcccgatccggccaagcttcgggccgtggccgaatttcccaaacctacgtccgtcaaagaactgcgcagtttcgtaggactgtgctcctattttcgacgtttcatacgcaactttgccaccatcatatcgccgctgacgaagctccttggaagtaacgggcccctacattcgtggtcgtccgaatgcgacgacgcgttcgcaaagctccgtcgtttgttgacgtctcctccatactacgccactacgaccctacggccccaacggaggtacacacggacgccagcggtgtaggcctcggtgctgttcttgcgcaacgcaaaccagggttccccgaatatgtcgtcgcctacgcaagtcgtacgcttactagagccgagaccaattacactgtcacggaaaaagagtgcctggcgatcatctgggcccttacaaaattccgaccttatttgtatggtcgcccatttgatgtcgtcaccgatcaccacgcactatgctggctgtcgtcattgaaggatccctcgggccgtctcgcccgttgggcacttcgcctgcaagactacgacatccgcgtgctgtaccgcaacggacgtcagcatgctgacgccgacgccctctcgcgctcccccttgcctgacgacaatgcctcctgctcagtgtctcacactgctgtttcttctatcgatgttcacaccatcgctaccgagcagcgcaaggataaatggatcgctcgctaatagacttgctcactgatccgtcgacaacaccaaccactcgcgcgttgcgtcgtcaagcccaccatttcgccattcgtgacgacctactgcaccgacgcaattacaacgccgacggccgccagtggctacttgtgataccccgaagtctgcgtgctgaaatatgcgagtccttccactctgatccgcaatgcgcgcactctggggtatccaaaacttaccaccgcattcgacaacgatacttctggcgaggatgtaccgctacgtgcagaagttcgtccgctcctgcctcgattgccaacgccgaaaaccttcaacgcacgtgtcaccagtcggtctacaaccattaccttgccctaaccgtccgtttgggcgcgtgggcatcgatttgtatggaccacttccttgacgtcggctggtaaccgttgggcatcgtcgccgttgaccatctaacgcgatacgccgaaaccgctgccctcccagcggctacagcgcgtgatgttgcctccttcctgctacaccgattcatgctgcgtcacggtccaccccaggagcttctcagcgatcgaggccgtgtcttcttgtcggaagtcgtcgaagccattctcaaagagtgccatgctgttcatcgcaaaactactgcttaccacccgcagacgaatggcctaaccgaacgcttcaaccgcacgctcggcgacatgctctcaatgtacgtcgccgccgatcacacaaattgggatgccattctgcccttcgtcacctacgcctataataccgcccctcagagcactactggtttttcacccttctcctgttgtacggaaggcacccgttgcacaccattgacacgatactaccctacaagccggatccatctgattgtgcgcctatttctgacacagccaggcttgctgaagagtgtcgcgagcttgcaaaggcctttacaacgcacgaacaaagcggcagaagagccttcgcggtggcaccaccacttctgagtccacgttcctccccggagcgctcgtatggctctcggtccctaccactgcaaccggcctctcttcaaaacctgccgaaatacgaaggcccctaccgggtcgtcgagcgcacatccccggtcaactacctgatcgaacccatcgaaccagcttcggacatgcgccgtcgagggcgcgacatagtcaacgtggagcgcctcaaggcctactatgacccactcatagtaacgagctgttaggtcgccggacggctcccttttcgtacccggggtaattgtggcgaagcaattgacattttgcaaaatagtgagcgcCTCCTATCGTACGCCTGAGGAACCGTTCGGGGCGCTGGGTACGAGAGTAAGTGTGTGGAAAACATTTCCCGCCGTTGCCGCCGTCGTATTGTTTCTACCTGTGGAAACAAGTTAGATCGCGTGAAATTTGGCTGACGTTGTGTGTTCAATCATCTTTTGGCGTGTCGAAATGATGGAAGAAGACTGTATTCCGTTTTCCTTTTTGGATACGGGCTGGATTTCGGATTTTTCGCTATGTTCGATCGGCACTGACCAGGTTTGGAGTTACCTCAACTCAACCACCGCGACCGTGCGTCAGGCTCATCGTGGTTGGGCATTTAAAGAAGAAGGCTACGTGAAGAACCTCATGATAAACCTGAACACCAGTGACCCAGTAGTTGGCCTTGTTCGGGCGGCTTGCTTGCCGTCGATGAAGACAGGCGCCTACGTCGTGACGGCGTGGTACAACAAAGCGAGCGGGGACATCGCTGGAGCGTACTGCACATGTGTTGCCGGGTAAGAAATATTTTTTGGACAACCAAAAAACAGTTATCAGAGACGAGGGCCGAGTTTGTAGCAAGTCGGGTTACTAAATTTCACGTCATGTTTGCTTTTTAAATAGGAGCAGACTCAGTGTGCAATAGTGAAATGTTTATGGTGCAGCAATATTTCCATTCTGAAACTGTCGGAAAGTGTGCAGGTGTGTTCTATCGTGCCTTGGTCGCGCTTATAGCGGAGTAGATTGCACTAATATATACAGAAAACAAACCGCGCTGTAGCTATAGCCGTTTAGACCTGTCAAGCGGGGACTTCGTGCGTGCCTGCGTCAATGCAGAGTGAAGCATGTCACTTGTTGCACCCTTGACTGCGATACACGTAATGTCGCTTCAGTCACACGACAGAAGTCCAAAGAACACTGTAAATATGTAATATCTCCGTGCGATAAATGTGTCGACGTTATTAGGAAACAAGCCAAATCATCTGCTCCGTCTAACGCATGCGTCGGCCAGGTGCCCCTTTTATACACGTGAAATATTGCAGCATGTTTGCTGTGTACTTTGCCTGTAATACGCTTTTGGCTTCCAACTCGGCAAAGTCGTATAGAGTAAGCGGCGGATCGTGAACACATCTGCGTACTGACAGGGCAATGTTTAATTAAATAAATGCTTAAACACAGATTGTTTCTCACGTGTGCGATCCTGTCACGCGAACATATCGTGGCGCCGGTTTTATATTTCCTTCCTACGCTCCTGCTTTAGAATAGCATACCCCCCCCCTAGGAATGCATACATTCTTAATTTATAAATACTAATGAACAGCAGTTCCATTACAGTAAGGCTGCATCATTGATCTTGTTGCTAGTGGAGATTGGTTTTTCGCAGGCACAATAACGGCAAGACAGTAAAAtacatgtacttttttttttagtcactCAAGGTCGTGCTCTCTTTGCGATGGTGCAATGTAAATTTGTGTGCACTGCCCTGTCTACTACTTGTTTTACCCTAGCTCAACTGTATATTGAATACGTTTTTTGGTGTttagatatataatatatacccATTCTTTTTATAACTGCAGGCTCAGCCAATCTTGTCAGCATGTTGCTGGACTGCTGCTGAGCGTAGCAGACAAGACAGCCAAAGAACTGCAGTCCTGTACTGACGTGCCGTGCAAATGGATTGTTCCTGCAGAAGGTAAATCACCATGTCTTCATTTCCAGCGCTGTTTAGAAATGGTTTGGAGCTTGATTGAGCTGTTCTAGTCAGGTAATTCGCAAGTCACAGCAGAAAAAATCAACTTTATTTTTCTTATTGCATAAAATGAATGACACTTTGAAAACAGTCCACAAATCAAGGAGTATGCAACAAAATGTCTTGGGAAATGTTGCTATTATCATCATCCGGTTACAGCTTCCACTACAGAATACCTTAGCTACAGTAATGTACTGATTACAATTATAGATACGTATTGCATCACTGAAGTCTTTATTTTTGTTGTATTGCAGCGAAAAAACCGGCCCCAAGGTTGCCACTTCACGACATCTCTTTCCAGAGGCATGTCGTCAACAAGCCTGGCCACATTAAGAAACAGCGCGAGTATGACCCTTGCCCTTATGTGCAACCATCTCAGGATGAAATTTCTGAACTCAAGGCAAGCCTTTCTGCTTGCTGCCCTTCGCTGCAAGTGTTACGCTACCTGTGCCCTCACGATAAGGTCGCACAGAGTGAAGGTAAACCTAATAATCAGGTTTTAAGTGATGATGTGGACCTGTGGAGCAAGGAAGCTCAAGTCATCATAAGTGCACACTTTCAAGCAATCGAGCCTCTAGATGAACGAAATCGGGAAGAAATATGCAGAAAAACAATCGGGCAGGCAGCAAACAAACTGTGGTACTCTGAAAGGACTGGTCGCATCACTGCCTCGATGTTCAAAAGAGTGTGCCGCTGTGTGAAGCCTGAAGGCTTGTTGAAAACGTTGCTGTACCCAAGTGATAGGGCCGTGAGCGAGGCCATCATGTATGGCAGAATGCACGAAGAAGATGCCGTCGAAGCGTATGCCACACTTCTACGTTGTCGTGATGTGGAATTGCAAGTAAAGGAAACTGGCTTGCACGTTCACAAGCAGTACCCATTTCTGGCTGCCTCTCCAGATCGGATTATTATCTTAGATGGAGAGGAAGGTTTGCTTGAAGTAAAGTGCCCGTTTTCAAAAAAAGGCCTTAGCGCTGATGAGGCCTGTAAAGACAAGAACTTTTGCTGTACCCTGAAAGATGGGCAGGTGCACCTTAAGAAAGACCATGCCTACCATTATCAAGTGCAAGGCCAAATGGCAATAACAGGACACAAGTGGTGCGACTTTGTTATATGGACTGAATCAGAAGACCCTAACGAAACGAACCATATAAATGTGGAAAGGATTTTCTTTGATCCATCATTCTGGGAAAACGAAGTCCTTCCAGGATTACTGCACTTTATGGAGAAAGCTGTTATTCCGGAAAGGCTCACGGGCCGTGTGAAGAGAC encodes the following:
- the LOC119375911 gene encoding uncharacterized protein LOC119375911, which gives rise to MSQKVWSYLNSTTATVRQAHRGWAFKEEGYVKNLMINLNTSDPVVGLVRAACLPSMKTGAYVVTAWYNKASGDIAGAYCTCVAGLSQSCQHVAGLLLSVADKTAKELQSCTDVPCKWIVPAEAKKPAPRLPLHDISFQRHVVNKPGHIKKQREYDPCPYVQPSQDEISELKASLSACCPSLQVLRYLCPHDKVAQSEGKPNNQVLSDDVDLWSKEAQVIISAHFQAIEPLDERNREEICRKTIGQAANKLWYSERTGRITASMFKRVCRCVKPEGLLKTLLYPSDRAVSEAIMYGRMHEEDAVEAYATLLRCRDVELQVKETGLHVHKQYPFLAASPDRIIILDGEEGLLEVKCPFSKKGLSADEACKDKNFCCTLKDGQVHLKKDHAYHYQVQGQMAITGHKWCDFVIWTESEDPNETNHINVERIFFDPSFWENEVLPGLLHFMEKAVIPERLTGRVKRLGKLYTTGQYVSYKKIKDGFYVCSQKDRLVLSFRKLK